Proteins encoded by one window of Dendropsophus ebraccatus isolate aDenEbr1 chromosome 4, aDenEbr1.pat, whole genome shotgun sequence:
- the LOC138789492 gene encoding transmembrane protein 272-like isoform X3, which yields MGITFSGGVMYRDKCFLQPLIPVYLMVAGSSHLLAILLVPLKYFCHQLSAVLEGSLLMFVFCWLIAGSTWVFPVYFVYPLLCDNVLYRFSFGILLFQYTCIAVVSVTLVLVFCFTGVKINPCSWGLWMPRPDGSTTFTTTSVSTVVNQVTLLRTVPSNPEHCRKNSCVSGGQENHSGNQTLTKASLI from the exons GTGTTATGTACCGGGATAAATGTTTTCTGCAACCTTTGATCCCGGTTTACTTAATGGTAGCTGGATCGTCTCATTTATTAGCCATCCTACTGGTGCcattaaaatatttttgccatcAGCTATCTGCAGTGTTGGAGGGCTCCctattaatgtttgttttttgctggTTAATTGCTG GTAGTACGTGGGTATTCCCTGTTTATTTTGTATATCCCCTACTATGCGATAATGTTCTCTATCGGTTTTCATTTGGTATTCTGCTTTTCCAGTATACATGTATTGCCGTCGTCTCTGTTACATTGGTTCTTGTTTTCTGCTTTACTGGAGTCAAG ATAAACCCATGCAGCTGGGGGTTATGGATGCCAAGGCCGGACGGGAGTACTACCTTCACAACAACCTCTGTCTCTACTGTGGTAAACCAGGTCACTTTACTCAGGACTGTTCCATCCAACCCCGAACACTGCCGGAAAAACTCTTGTGTGAGTGGTGGCCAGGAGAACCACTCAGGTAACCAG ACTCTTACTAAAGCCTCTCTCATCTAA